ATTTCGGCGAAGGCCTCCTCGGCGAGCTGCGCGGTCGTCTCGCCGAGCTCGGTGTTGAGCGCGTCGAGTGCCGAGCGATCGACCGTGATGCCCGTCGCCTGCATGAGCGCGAGCACGGGAGCGCTCGGCAGATCGATCTCGGCGAGCACGCGCTCGCTCGTCGCGGGCAACGAGTTCCGCTGCTCGGCGACGAGCCGGTGCAGGAACCACGCGACCGTCGCGGGGCTGATGCTCTCGGTGTCGGGCACGAGCTGGTTCGGGTCGGCCTGCGGCATCGCTTCGCCGAGCACGTCGTGCACGAGGTCGGCGAGGTCGTAGGACTTCGCGCCCGGGCGCTCGAGCCACGCCGCGAGGCGGGAATCCCAGACCACCCCGGCGAGAGCGATGTCGAGGCCCGCGAGCACGCCGGAGGCCGCCTTGGCATCGGCGAGCAGCTTGGGGGCGTCGCTCGACAGCCAGGCCTCGAGCGCGGCGTAGTCGGGGCGGTGCGCGGCCCAGTTGACCTGCACCGTCTCGGTCGCGGTCGCGAGCCCCAAGGCGGCGAGCTGGCCGTGCGGAGCATCCACGATGACCGCCACCTCGGCCCCGGCCGTCGAGGCGAGCCACAGGGCGAGCTCTTCATCGACGAGCGTGCGCACCGTCGGCAGGTCGGTGCGCGGGGCGGCCTCGTCGGCCGTGCCCATGTCGGCGCCCTCGGCCTCGGCGATCTTCAGCACGCGCTCGGTGAGCGAACGGAACTGCAGACGCTCGAACACCTGCTTGACCGCGGGCACGTCCATGGGCCGGCGATCGAGGTCGTGGGCGCGCACCGGCAGCTCGAGGTCGGTGACGAGCCGGTTGAGGCGACGGTTGCGCTCGGCGCGCTCGCGCTGCTCGCGGAGGTTCGCGCCGACCACACCGCCGATCTCGTCGATGTGCTCCCAGATGCCGTCGAGCGAGCCGTACTGCGTGATCCACTTGACCGCGGTCTTCTCGCCGACCTTGTCGATGCCGGGTAGGTTGTCGCTCGTCTCGCCGACGAGCGCCGCGATCTCGGGGTACTGCTCGGGATTGATGCCGTAGCGCTCGCGCACGGCGTCGGGGTCGTACCGCTTGAGCTCGGAGACCCCGCGCGCGTTGGGGTACAGCAGGGTGACGTCGTCGGTGACGAGCTGGATCGTGTCGCGATCGCCCGAGACCACGAGCACCCGGAAGCCCTCCGCCGCCGCCTGGGTGGCGAGGGTCGCGAGGATATCGTCGGCCTCGTAGTCCTCTTTCGTGATCGTGGGGATGCTCATGGCCGCGAGAGCCTCCTGCAGCAGCGGCACCTGCCCCATGAACTCGGGCGGCGTCTCGCCCCGCGTGCCCTTGTACTCGGGGTACTCGCGCGTGCGGAAGGAGAACCGCGAGATGTCGAAGGCGACTCCGACGTGGGTGGGCTTCTCTTTCGCGAGCAGGCTCAGGAACATCGACAGGAATCCGTGGATCGCGTTCGTGTGCTGCCCGTCGCGCGTGACGAAGCTGTCGACCGGCAGGGCGTAGAACGCCCGGAATGCCAGCGAGTGGCCGTCGATGAGCAGAAGGGTAGGCTTTGCGGAGTCCGTCACGGGGCCAGCCTAGCGAGGCGCCCCGACCCGCTCCCGGGCGCAGCCCGCCCGGCCCCGCCGAGGATGCCATGACCCTGCTGCCCCCCGACCTCGATCCCGAGCTCGTCGATCGTCTCGTCGGCACCGGCGGTGGTGCCCTGTGCCGGAAGATGGGAATCGAGTTCCTCGAGCTCTCGGCCGAGCGCTCGGTCGCCACCATGCCCGTGGAGGGCAACACGCAGGTCATCGGCCTGCTGCACGGCGGCGCGCACGTCGTGCTCGGTGAGAGCCTGGGGTCGATCTCGGCGGCGATCCACGCAGGGCCCGGCCGCTACGCGGTCGGCATCGAGATCAACGCGACGCACAGCCGCTCGATCACCGAGGGCATCGTCACGGGAACGTGCACGGCGCTCGTTCTCGGGCGCACGCTCGCGACCCATGAGATCGTCATGACCGACGAGGCCGGCCGCCGGCTCTCGACCGTCCGCATGACGAACATGCTGCGCGACCGCTGACGAGGTCGCGGGATGCGCGGGGCTACTCCCCTGCGTCGCCCGCCTCAGCGGCGTCGGACGGCGCCTTCTTCGGCGCGTCCTTCTTGGAGCCGAGCTGGTCGATGATCGCCTGCGCCACGGCCTGCATGGTCGTGCGGCGGTCCATCGACGCCTTCTGGATCCACCGGAAGGCCTCCGGCTCGGTCAGCCCCATGCGCTCGTTGAGCAGCCCCTTCGCCCGGTCGACGAGCTTGCGGGTCTCGAAGCGCTCGACGAGGTCGGCGACCTCGGCCTCGAGGGTCAGGATCTGCTGGTAGCGGCTGAGCGCCACCTCGATCGCGGGCAGCAGGTCGTTCGGGGTGAACGGCTTGACGACGTAGGCGAGCGCTCCGGCCTCGACCGCCTGCTCGACGAGTTCCTTCTGGCTGAAGGCCGTCAGCAGTACGACGGGGGCGATGTGGTTCTCGCTGAGCCGCTTGGCGGCCTCGATGCCGTCGAGCTGGGGCATGCGGATGTCCATGATGACGAGGTCGGGCCGAAGCTCGGTCGCGAGGGCGACCGCGGTCTCGCCGTCGCCGGCCTCGCCGACCACATCGAAACCGTTGTCGCGCAGGATCTCGACAATGTCCATGCGGATGAGGGACTCGTCCTCGGCGACGACGACACGGCGGGGGGCGGCAGTCTGATCCTGGTCACTCACGCGTCAGAGCCTACGGTATCGTCGAGGCCCGAGGGTCGAGATGGCCCGAGCCGGCTTGGCGGAATGGTAGACGCGGCGCACTCAAAATGCGTTGTCCGAGAGGACGTGTGGGTTCGAGCCCCACAGCCGGTACCGCAGAGATGCGAAAGGCCGCGCCCCTCAGGGCGCGGCCTTTCGTGCAACCGGCGTCAGTCGGCGTGGTCGCCGCTCTCCCAGACGGGTGCGGCGGCGTTGATGGCATCGCCGACGACGTGCACGCGCAGGTCGTTCGTCGACCCGGAGATTCCGGGAGGCGAGCCGGAGATGACGACGACCTTGTCGCCGACATCGGCCAGGCCCTCGCGCAGCAGCACCTCATCGACCTGGCGGTACATGGCGTCGGTGTGCGTCACGCGGTCGACGAGGAAGGTCTCGATGCCCCACGTGAGCGACATGCGACGCTGGATGGACTCGAGCGGCGTGAAGGCCTTCATGGGCACGCGGAAGCGCAGGCGAGACATGCGGCGCGCCGAGTCACCCGACTCGGTGAACACGCACACGTACTTGGCCTCGACGAAGTCGGCGACCTCGGCGGCGGCGAGCGTGATCGCTCCGCCCTGGGTGCGCGGCTTCGTGCCGAGCGGCGGAATGCGCTCGAGGCCGTGCTCCTCAGTCGACGCGACGATGCGAGCCATGGTCGAGACGGTGATGACGGGGAACTCGCCCACGCTCGTCTCGCCGCTCAACATCACGGCGTCAGCACCATCGAGCACCGCGTTCGCGACATCCGAGGTCTCGGCGCGCGTCGGAATCGGATTGCTGATCATCGACTCGAGCATCTGCGTGGCCACGATGACGGGCTTCGCCATACGGCGGGCGAGCTCGACCGCGCGCTTCTGCACGATGGGCACCGCTTCGAGGGGCAGCTCGACACCGAGGTCGCCGCGCGCGACCATGATGCCGTCGAAGGCTTCGATGATCTCTTCGAGAGCATCCACCGCCTGAGGCTTCTCGATCTTCGCGATGACCGGAATCGTGCGGCCTTCCTCGCGCATGATCTGGTGCACGCGGTTGACATCGGAGGCGTTGCGCACGAACGAGAGTGCGATGTAGTCGGCTCCGAGCTTCAGGCCCCAGCGCAGGTCGTCCTCATCCTTCTCGGAGAGGGCGGGAACGTTGACCGCGACCCCGGGCAGGTTGATGCCCTTGTTGTTCGAGACGGGTCCGGCGACGACGACCTCGGTACGCACGCGGATGCCGTCGGTGTCGAGAACGCGCACCTTGACCTTGCCGTCATCGATGAGCAGGAAGTCGCCCGGGTTGACGTCCGCAGGCAGACCCTTGAAGGTCGTGCTGCAGATCTCTTTCGTGCCGAGGATGTCTTCGGTGGTGATCGTGAAGATGTCGCCTTCGGCGAGCTCGTGAGGCCCGTTCTCGAACTTGCCGAGGCGGATCTTCGGGCCCTGCAGGTCGACGAGCACCGCCACCGCGCTGCCCGCGTCGGCCGCGGCCTTTCGCACGTTGCGGTAGACCTCCTCGTGCACCTCGTAGGTGCCGTGGCTCAGGTTCATGCGGGCGACGTTGACGCCGGCCTCGATGATGGCCCGGATGTTCTCGTAGCTGGATGTCGCCGGCCCGAGGGTGGCGACGATCTTTGCGCGTCTCATGGTGTCCTTCAGTGGGGTGGTGGTGGTAGGGGTGGTGCTGATGGTGCGACCCTGCGCGCTCAGACGGTGAGCGGGCGGTCCGTCGCCCGCACGGGCGAGGGCAGGTCGCTCTCGCCCTGCAGGTAGGTGTCGACGGCGGCCGCGACGGCGCGGCCCTCGGCGATGGCCCAGACGATGAGCGAGGCGCCACGGCCGGCGTCTCCGGCAACGAACACCCCGGTCTCGCCCGTCGTGTAGTCGGCCTGCCGCGCGATCGCACCCGAGCCCTCGAAGGGCAGCCCGAGCTGGTCGTTCAGCGTGCCGCGGGCGGCACCGGTGAAGCCGAGC
The sequence above is a segment of the Microcella humidisoli genome. Coding sequences within it:
- a CDS encoding ANTAR domain-containing response regulator, encoding MSDQDQTAAPRRVVVAEDESLIRMDIVEILRDNGFDVVGEAGDGETAVALATELRPDLVIMDIRMPQLDGIEAAKRLSENHIAPVVLLTAFSQKELVEQAVEAGALAYVVKPFTPNDLLPAIEVALSRYQQILTLEAEVADLVERFETRKLVDRAKGLLNERMGLTEPEAFRWIQKASMDRRTTMQAVAQAIIDQLGSKKDAPKKAPSDAAEAGDAGE
- a CDS encoding hotdog fold thioesterase, with the protein product MTLLPPDLDPELVDRLVGTGGGALCRKMGIEFLELSAERSVATMPVEGNTQVIGLLHGGAHVVLGESLGSISAAIHAGPGRYAVGIEINATHSRSITEGIVTGTCTALVLGRTLATHEIVMTDEAGRRLSTVRMTNMLRDR
- the pyk gene encoding pyruvate kinase, which produces MRRAKIVATLGPATSSYENIRAIIEAGVNVARMNLSHGTYEVHEEVYRNVRKAAADAGSAVAVLVDLQGPKIRLGKFENGPHELAEGDIFTITTEDILGTKEICSTTFKGLPADVNPGDFLLIDDGKVKVRVLDTDGIRVRTEVVVAGPVSNNKGINLPGVAVNVPALSEKDEDDLRWGLKLGADYIALSFVRNASDVNRVHQIMREEGRTIPVIAKIEKPQAVDALEEIIEAFDGIMVARGDLGVELPLEAVPIVQKRAVELARRMAKPVIVATQMLESMISNPIPTRAETSDVANAVLDGADAVMLSGETSVGEFPVITVSTMARIVASTEEHGLERIPPLGTKPRTQGGAITLAAAEVADFVEAKYVCVFTESGDSARRMSRLRFRVPMKAFTPLESIQRRMSLTWGIETFLVDRVTHTDAMYRQVDEVLLREGLADVGDKVVVISGSPPGISGSTNDLRVHVVGDAINAAAPVWESGDHAD
- the polA gene encoding DNA polymerase I, translated to MTDSAKPTLLLIDGHSLAFRAFYALPVDSFVTRDGQHTNAIHGFLSMFLSLLAKEKPTHVGVAFDISRFSFRTREYPEYKGTRGETPPEFMGQVPLLQEALAAMSIPTITKEDYEADDILATLATQAAAEGFRVLVVSGDRDTIQLVTDDVTLLYPNARGVSELKRYDPDAVRERYGINPEQYPEIAALVGETSDNLPGIDKVGEKTAVKWITQYGSLDGIWEHIDEIGGVVGANLREQRERAERNRRLNRLVTDLELPVRAHDLDRRPMDVPAVKQVFERLQFRSLTERVLKIAEAEGADMGTADEAAPRTDLPTVRTLVDEELALWLASTAGAEVAVIVDAPHGQLAALGLATATETVQVNWAAHRPDYAALEAWLSSDAPKLLADAKAASGVLAGLDIALAGVVWDSRLAAWLERPGAKSYDLADLVHDVLGEAMPQADPNQLVPDTESISPATVAWFLHRLVAEQRNSLPATSERVLAEIDLPSAPVLALMQATGITVDRSALDALNTELGETTAQLAEEAFAEIGREVNLGSPKQLQEVLFDELGMPKTRATKTGYSTDAAALADLQEAHPHPFLGLLLQHRDATKLRQIVETLTTAIAADGRIHTTYDQTGTTTGRISSTDPNLQNIPVRTEVGHRIRAAFTAGEGFESLLTADYSQIEMRIMAHLSGDEGLIEAFRSGEDLHRFVGARIFGVDPADVTSDMRTKVKAMSYGLAYGLSAFGLSKQLRIDTSEAKQLMADYFARFGAVRDYLRSVVEQARADGYTETIFGRRRPFPDLKSPNRVLRENAERQALNAPIQGSAADIMKIAMNGVAADMAQDALRSRMLLQVHDELVFEVAPGEREALEEIVRARMGSAADLAVPLDVQVGVGRDWNEAAH